The Kribbella jejuensis genome segment TGACCGGCGAACGCCGGCTGACCGAGTTCGAGGCCGGCTGGCTGCCCGGGTTCGCCGGCTCGGCACCGGTACGGATCGGGAACGCGGCCGCGGAACAGCTGCAGATCGACGTGTTCGGCGAGGTGATGGACGTGCTCGCGCTGTCCCGGGAGCACCAGATCGGCGCCACCGACGAGGCGTGGCAGGTGCAGCGCGGGCTGATGCGGCACCTGGACGAGGTGTGGAACCAGCCGGACGAAGGGATCTGGGAGGTTCGCGGCGGGCGGCAGCACTTCACGTACTCCAAGGTGATGGCGTGGGGCGCGTTCGACCGGGCCGCGCGGGCGGTCGAGCGGTTCGGGCTGAGCGGGCCGGCCAAGGAGTGGCGGGCGCGCGCGGACGAGATTCACCAGGCGGTGTGCGATCAGGCGTACGACCCGGACCGCAACACCTTCACCCAGGCGTACGGCAGCAAGGCGCTCGACGCCGCCGTGCTGCTGATCCCGCAGGTCGGGTTCCTGCCGCCGGACGATCCGCGGGTCGTCGGCACGGTCGACGCCGTCCAACGGGAGCTGACCGCGGACGGCTTCGTCAAGCGGTACCTGACCGAGCACACCGACGACGGGCTCAGCGACGACGAGGGGACCTTCCTGATCTGCTCGTTCTGGCTTGCCGACGCGCTCGCGATGGTCGGCCGGGTCGGCGAGGCCCGCGACCTGTACGAGAAGCTCGTTGCCCTACGCAACGACGTCGGCCTGCTCGCCGAGGAGTACGACGTGAGCTCCGGGCGGATGCTCGGCAACTTCCCGCAGGCGTTCTCCCATCTCGGTCTGGTGAACACGGCTTGGCACCTGACGACGGCGGAATCCCCGGTGCGTAAGTCGGCGTACTAGTACTTGCCGTGGGCTACGAGATGCGCGGTGTGGTGGCTTACGGCAGGATGGTGGGTGTGGACCTCGGACTGCGCGATCGCACCTATATCGTCACCGGCGCCAGCGCCGGACTCGGCTTCGCCACCGCGAAGGCACTGGCCGCCGAAGGCGCGCGGCTGGTGATCTCCAGCCGCAACGAGGAGTCGATCGCGCGGGCCGCCGCCGAACTGTCAGGGCTCGGCGGGAGCGTCGTCGGGATCCCGGTCGACAACGCCGACCCGGAGAGCGCCGAGCGGCTGGCGGCGACCGCGATCGCCAAGTGGGGCGACCTGCACGGCGCACTGATCAGCGTCGGCGGACCCCGCGCCGGGACCGCGCTGGACTCCGAGGAGGACGACTGGCGAGCGGCCTTCGAGAGCGTGTTCCTCGGCGGGTTGCGGATCGCTCGAGCGGTCGCCCGGGCCGGTGCGGAGGGTACGTCGATCGCCTTCGTGCTGTCGTCGTCGGTGAAGTCCCCGATCAACGGGCTGGCGATCTCGAACGGTCTGCGGCCCGGGCTGGCGATGGTCGCCAAGACGCTCGCCGACGAGCTCGGCCCGAACGGCATCCGGGTCAACGGCCTGATGCCGGGCCGGATCTCCACCGACCGGCTGAAGGAGCTCGACGGCAAGTCGGGCGACCCGGAGGCGGCCCGCCGCGCCTCGGAGAAGACCATCCCGCTGCGCCGCTACGGCACTCCGGACGAGTTCGGCCGGGTCGCCGCCTTCGTCCTGTCCCCCGCCGCCTCCTACCTGACGGGCGCCATCATCCCGATCGACGGCGGCGCCCTCCGCACGATCTGAACCGCCCACCCCCGCACCCCCCGGTCCGTCCCGGTCCCGGCCCGGGTCTGCCATTCCGGTGGTTCACCTCCGAAACGGTCCCTTCACCCCTCCCATGCGGGTTGCGGAGGGGCGGCGCGGGTGGTTAACCGCTCAAATGGCGGGGGGTGCGAGGGGATTGGATCTCAGCCCCACTGGCCCGGGACGTAGTCGCCGGCGGGCTGTTGGGTGATGACGTTGAGGCGGTTCCAGGTGTTGATGCCGGCGATCGCGGCGACCAGGGCGGCCAACTGGTTCTCGTCGTAGTACTTGGTCGCGTTCAGCCAGACGTCGTCGGGGACCCCGCCGGCGGCGTCGGCGATCCGGGTGCCGGCCTCGGCCAGCGCCAGCGCGGCCCGTTCGGCGTCGGTGTAGACGGTGGCCTCCCGCCAGACCGCGACGAGGTTGATCCGGACGGCCGTTTCGCCATGATGCGCGAGGTCCTTCGAGTGCATGTCGACGCAGTACGCGCAGCCGTTGATCTGGCTGGCCCGCAGCTCGACCAGTTCGAGCGTCGACAGCGGTACGCCGGCGTCGAGCGCGGAACGGGCCGCGGAGTTGAGGTGCTTGACGAACTTGCCGAGCACCGGGTTGGTGAACAGATCCAGACGTGCATCCATAACTGCTGTCTCCTAGCGAATGAGCGTGTCGATACCCATCCGACGAGACAGCGCTACGGAATGTCAGGGATCCGGTTGCCGTGCTCGTCCCAGTGTTCGGCGACCTTCTTGCTGGGCTGCACCCGCGGCGGTTCGCCCGGCATCTTCGGGTAGTCGGGCGGGAAGTTCAGCTCGCCGCCGGGCAGTTCCTCCCACAGGCGCAGCAGCGGGTCGAGCGGGTACGCCGTACTGTCCATCTCGGCCCACGGGTCGCCGTCGGCGAGGTAGTCCGGGACGGTGTGCAGGTTGAACGCCCGCGGGTCGTCGACCTCGGCGAGCCGCTCCCAGGTCATCGGCGTACTCACCGGGGCGCCCGGGCGCGGCCGGAGCGACCAGGCGCCGGCGACGGTCCGGTCGCGGAGGTTCTGGTTGAAGTCGAGGAAGATCGACGCCTCGCCACGCTGCTCCTTCCACCAGGCCGTGGTCACGCCGTCGTCGCGGCGTTCGAGCTCGCGGCCCAGACCGATCGCCGCATGCCGGACCTCGTCGAACGACCACTCGGGCCGGATCCGCACGTAGATGTGGATCCCCCGGTTCCCACTGGTCTTCGGGTACCCGCGGAGGCCGAGCTCCTCGAGCAGTTCGCGCGCGACGGCGGCCACCCGCCGGGCGTCGGCGAAGGTGGCGCCCGGCTGCGGGTCGAGGTCGATGCGCAGCTCGTCAGGTTGGTCGAGATCGGTTTTCCGGACCGCCCACGGGTGGAAGGTCAGCGTGCCCATCTGGGCCGCCCAGACGGCCGCGGCGGGCTCGGACAGGCACAGCTCGTCGATCGGGCGGCCGTTCGGGGTCAGCACGCGGCAGGTCTCGAGCCAGTCCGGTGCGCCCTTCGGCAGGCGCTTGGAGTAGAACCCGTCGCCGGTCTGCCGGCCGATCGAGTCCACCGACAGCGTCATCCCCTCGCGCCAGCCGCCGGGCCAGCGCTCGAGCGCCACCGGCCGGTCCCCCGAGGCGCGCATGAACGCCGGCGCCACGGCGACGAAGTACTCGCAGACCTGCAGCTTGGTGACCTCCGGAGCCCAGTCGGTCGCCTCGTAGACGACCCGCTCGGGACTCGAGACCCGGACCTCGCGCTCCCCCACGGTGAGCATCACCGCCGTGCTCTTCGCCATGCGGTGACGGTATCGCCCCCGACCGACCAAATCCGGCGGGCAGCACAGGAGACAGCGCGGAAAGACAACTTTTCTCGACCTCTGGCCACAGTAGGTGACCGGGCGGTAACGTTCCTGCACCTCGTTCCTGGGGCGTGAGGCCTCCGGGACACCTGACAAGGAGCGCGAGGATGAACAGATCCGCCCTGTTCGCCGCTGCGACTGCAGTGGTGACCACCACCGCCCTCGGACTGACCAGCGCATCGACCGCCACCGGTGCACCGACGGCGTCTCCTGTTCCCACACCCGCCGCGGCCGTCGCCAAGGCCAGGGAAGCGATCAGCAGCAACCTGACCGCGCTGCGGGCCACAACCGCCGACGCGTTCGTGGTCAAGGACGTGATCGTCGACAAGGACGGAAGCAGCCACGTCCGGATGGACCGCACCATCGGCGGGCTGCCGGTCCTCGGCGGCGACGTCGTCGTCCACGAGACCAAGGACGGCGCCTTCAAGGGCGCCAGCCTGACGCTCACCAGGAGCGCGAACATCAGCCGTACGCCGAAACTCACGGCCGCCACCGCGACCACGAAGGCACTCACCAACGGTCTGAAGGCCGAAGGCAGGCCCAGCCTGGTGATCGAGGCCCGCAAGGGCGCGCCACGGCTGGCCTACCTGGTCACCACGGCCGGCACTCAGAAGGACGGTACGCCGAGCCGCATCACGACCACGATCGACGCCCTGACCGGCGCGAAGCTGATCAGCGAGCAGCACATCGAGACGGTCACCGGTGACGGCAAGAGCCTGTACTCCGGCACCGTCCCGCTGGAGACCAGCACGGCGACCGGCGGGTACACGCTGACCGACGCGACCCGCGGCGGCGGCTGGACCGGCGACGCGAACAACAAGACCGACTCGGTGCTGTGCCAGCTCTTCCAGCTCGGCTGCCCGGCGCCGACGAAGTTCACCGACGCCGACAACCACTGGGGCACCGGCACGACCGCCGACCGGGCAAGTGCGGCCGTCGACGCGCACTACGGCGCCGCGACGACGTACGACTACTACAAGTTCGTCCACGGCCGGAACGGGATCTTCGGCGACGGCAAGGGCGTCCCGAGCCGGGTGCACTACGGCTCCAACTACGTGAACGCGTTCTGGGACGGTAAGCAGATGACGTACGGCGACGGTGACAACGTCGCGGCCGGTCCGCTCGTCTCGCTGGACGTGGCCGGACACGAGATGTCCCACGGCGTCACCGAGCACACGGCGAACCTCACGTACTCCGGTGAGTCCGGCGGCCTGAACGAGGCCACCAGCGACATCCTCGGCACGATGGTCGAGTTCTACGCGAACAACACCTCGGACCCGGGTGACTACTACATCGGCGAGAAGATCATGAAGGACCGCCCGGCGCTGCGCTACATGGACAAGCCGAGCAGGGACGGCACCTCGCCCGACTGCTACTCGTCCGGCGTCGGGAACCTCGACGTGCACTACTCCTCCGGGATCGCCAACCACTTCGCGTACCTGCTCGCCGAGGGCACCGGCGCGAAGAACATCGGCGGTCTGCCGCACAACTCGCCGACCTGCAACGGCTCGACGCTCACCGGCATCGGGCACGACAAGCTCGGCAAGATCTGGTTCCGCGCGCTGACGACGTACATGACCAGCGGTACGACGTACGCCCAGGCCCGGACCGCGACGCTGAACGCGGCCACCGACCTCTACGGCGCGAACAGCGCGGAGAAGGCCGCCGTCGCGGCCGCCTGGTCCGCGGTAGCCGTCAACTAGCGGTCAACTGGCTGGACTTCGCCGGGTCCTGTCCCACTGGGGCGGGCAGGACCCGGCGAACAAGCGCTTTGTCCATTGCCAGCCGCAGGGTCCGGACCTACCGTCTCAGCTATGGGTGGGGACCCCGGGGGCGGGCCGCGGCTGCGTGCCGCACGGCCACTGCTGCTCGTCGTGGACGCTGACCCGGAGCGTCTGGAGCGGTGCGAGACGGAGCTGGATCGTGGCTTCGGCGCGGACTTCCGCGTTCGTGGCGAGCTGACGGCGGCGGCCGCGCTCGACTGCCTGCAGCGGGCACACGACTGGGAGCAGCGGGTGGCCGTCGTACTCGTCGACCACGCACTGCCCGCCGACCAACGGGCCGCCGTACTCGCGGCGTCGCGGACGCTGCACCCGGACGCGCGACGCGCGCTGCTGATCGAGTGGGGCGCCTGGGCCGACCGTACGACCGCCTCGGCCATCCTGTCGGCGATGTCGGTCGGCGACATCAACTACTACGTGCTGAAGCCGTGGATCGCGCATGACGAGTTGTTCCACCGGACCGTGGCCGAGTTCGTCCAGGAGTGGTCGCGGTACGAGGTCGCGAACCTGCGTGAGGTGGTCGTGATCGCGGCCGGCAACTCGGTGCGTGGTCAGGCGGTGCGCAGCCTGCTGGCCCGTAACGGGATCCCGAGCGCGTTCCGGGAGAGCGGCTCGGCGCTCGCGAACGACGTACTGGAGTTCATCGGCGAGCCGGATCCCGGGACCGGGGTGCTGGTCTG includes the following:
- a CDS encoding M4 family metallopeptidase — translated: MNRSALFAAATAVVTTTALGLTSASTATGAPTASPVPTPAAAVAKAREAISSNLTALRATTADAFVVKDVIVDKDGSSHVRMDRTIGGLPVLGGDVVVHETKDGAFKGASLTLTRSANISRTPKLTAATATTKALTNGLKAEGRPSLVIEARKGAPRLAYLVTTAGTQKDGTPSRITTTIDALTGAKLISEQHIETVTGDGKSLYSGTVPLETSTATGGYTLTDATRGGGWTGDANNKTDSVLCQLFQLGCPAPTKFTDADNHWGTGTTADRASAAVDAHYGAATTYDYYKFVHGRNGIFGDGKGVPSRVHYGSNYVNAFWDGKQMTYGDGDNVAAGPLVSLDVAGHEMSHGVTEHTANLTYSGESGGLNEATSDILGTMVEFYANNTSDPGDYYIGEKIMKDRPALRYMDKPSRDGTSPDCYSSGVGNLDVHYSSGIANHFAYLLAEGTGAKNIGGLPHNSPTCNGSTLTGIGHDKLGKIWFRALTTYMTSGTTYAQARTATLNAATDLYGANSAEKAAVAAAWSAVAVN
- a CDS encoding carboxymuconolactone decarboxylase family protein, whose product is MDARLDLFTNPVLGKFVKHLNSAARSALDAGVPLSTLELVELRASQINGCAYCVDMHSKDLAHHGETAVRINLVAVWREATVYTDAERAALALAEAGTRIADAAGGVPDDVWLNATKYYDENQLAALVAAIAGINTWNRLNVITQQPAGDYVPGQWG
- a CDS encoding DNA polymerase domain-containing protein; its protein translation is MAKSTAVMLTVGEREVRVSSPERVVYEATDWAPEVTKLQVCEYFVAVAPAFMRASGDRPVALERWPGGWREGMTLSVDSIGRQTGDGFYSKRLPKGAPDWLETCRVLTPNGRPIDELCLSEPAAAVWAAQMGTLTFHPWAVRKTDLDQPDELRIDLDPQPGATFADARRVAAVARELLEELGLRGYPKTSGNRGIHIYVRIRPEWSFDEVRHAAIGLGRELERRDDGVTTAWWKEQRGEASIFLDFNQNLRDRTVAGAWSLRPRPGAPVSTPMTWERLAEVDDPRAFNLHTVPDYLADGDPWAEMDSTAYPLDPLLRLWEELPGGELNFPPDYPKMPGEPPRVQPSKKVAEHWDEHGNRIPDIP
- a CDS encoding SDR family oxidoreductase, which gives rise to MVGVDLGLRDRTYIVTGASAGLGFATAKALAAEGARLVISSRNEESIARAAAELSGLGGSVVGIPVDNADPESAERLAATAIAKWGDLHGALISVGGPRAGTALDSEEDDWRAAFESVFLGGLRIARAVARAGAEGTSIAFVLSSSVKSPINGLAISNGLRPGLAMVAKTLADELGPNGIRVNGLMPGRISTDRLKELDGKSGDPEAARRASEKTIPLRRYGTPDEFGRVAAFVLSPAASYLTGAIIPIDGGALRTI